The Manis javanica isolate MJ-LG chromosome 4, MJ_LKY, whole genome shotgun sequence genome contains a region encoding:
- the MTF2 gene encoding metal-response element-binding transcription factor 2 isoform X1 has translation MDTYDEAYALNPVQPSSPDDEDSTGAGNSLVHKRSPLRRNQKTPTSLTKLSLQDGHKVKKPACKFEEGQDVLARWSDGLFYLGTIKKINILKQSCFIIFEDSSKSWVLWKDIQTGASGSGEMVCTICQEEYSEAPNEMVICDKCGQGYHQLCHTPHIDSSVIDSDEKWLCRQCVFATTTKRGGALKKGPNAKALQVMKQTLPYSVADLEWDAGHKTNIQQCYCYCGGPGDWYLKMLQCCKCKQWFHEACVQCLQKPMLFGDRFYTFICSVCSSGPEYLKRLPLQWVDIAHLCLYNLSVIHKKKYFDSELELMTYINENWDRLHPGELADTPKSERYEHVLEALNDYKTMFMSGKEIKKKKHLFGLRIRVPPVPPNVAFKAEKEPEGTSHEFKIKGRKASKPISDSREVSNGIEKKGKKKSVGRPPGPYTRKMIQKTAEPPLDKESISENTTLDLPCSIGRTEGTAHSSNTSDVDFTGASSAKETTSSTIPRHYGLSDSRKRTRTGRSWPAAIPHLRRRRGRLPRRALQAQNSEIVKDDEGKEDYQFDELNTEILNNLADQELQLNHLKNSITSYFGAAGRIACGEKYRVLARRVTLDGKVQYLVEWEGATAS, from the exons AGACTCCACAGGAGCAGGAAATTCACTGGTCCACAAGCGGTCTCCTTTACGTCGAAACCAAAAGACCCCAACATCCTTGACCAAGCTGTCTTTACAGGATGGACATAAAGTCAAAAAGCCAGCATGTAAATTTGAAGAGGGTCAGGATGTCCTAGCTAGATGGTCAGATGGCTTGTTTTATCTTGGAACTATCAAAAAG ATAAACATATTGAAACAGAGCTGCTTCATCATATTTGAAGACAGTTCTAAATCCTGGGTTCTCTGGAAGGACATTCAAACAG gaGCCTCTGGAAGTGGGGAAATGGTCTGTACAATATGTCAAGAAGAGTATTCAGAAGCTCCCAATGAAATGGTTATATGTGATAAGTGTGGCCAAG GTTATCACCAGTTGTGTCACACACCTCATATTGATTCCAGTGTGATTGACTCAGACGAGAAATGGCTCTGTCGGCAGTGTGTTTTTGCAACGACAACCAAG AGGGGTGGTGCGCTTAAAAAAGGACCAAATGCCAAAGCATTGCAAGTCATGAAGCAGACGTTACCCTATAGCGTCGCAGACCTTGAATGGGATGCAGGTCATAAAACCAACATCCAGCAATGTTACTGCTACTGTGGAGGCCCTGGAGA CTGGTATTTAAAGATGCTACAATGCTGCAAATGTAAGCAGTGGTTTCATGAGGCTTGTGTGCAATGCCTTCAAAAGCCAATGCTATTTGGAGACAG gttttatacatttatttgctCTGTCTGCAGTTCTGGACCAGAATACCTCAAACGTCTACCATTACAGTG GGTAGATATAGCACACCTATGCCTTTACAACCTAAGTGTTATTCACAAAAAGAAATACTTTGATTCTGAACTTGAACTTATGACATACATTAATGAAAACTGGGATAGATTGCATCCTGGAGAG CTGGCAGACACACCAAAATCTGAAAGATATGAGCATGTTCTGGAGGCATTAAATGATTACAAGACCAT gtttATGtctgggaaagaaataaagaagaagaagCATTTGTTTGGGTTGCGAATTCGTGTTCCTCCTGTGCCACCAAATGTGGCTTTCAAAGCAGAGAAAGAACCTGAAGGAACATCCcatgaatttaaaattaaaggCAGAAAGGCATCCAAACCTATATCTGATTCAAG GGAAGTAAGCAATGgcatagaaaaaaaaggaaaaaagaaatctgtagGTCGTCCACCAGGCCCATATACAAGAAAAATGATTCAGAAAACTGCTGAGCCACCTTTG gATAAAGAATCAATTTCAGAGAATACTACCTTGGATTTACCTTGTTCTATAgg GAGAACTGAGGGAACTGCACATTCATCTAATACCTCAGATGTGGATTTCACGGGTGCTTCCAGTGCAAAAGAAACTACCTCGTCTACCATTCCCAGGCATTATGG ATTATCTGACTCCAGAAAAAGAACTCGTACAGGAAGATCTTGGCCTGCTGCAATACCACATTTACGGAGGAGAAGGGGTCGTCTTCCAAGAAGAGCACTCCAGGCTCAGAACTCAGAAATTGTAAAAGATGATGAAGGCAAAGAAGATTACCAGTTTGATGAACTCAACACAGAGATTTTGAATAACTTAGCAGATCAGGAGTTACAACTCAATCATCTAAAAAACTCCATTACCAGTTATTTTGGTGCTGCAGGTAGAATAGCATGTGGTGAAAAATACCGAGTTTTGGCTCGTCGGGTGACACTTGATGGAA
- the MTF2 gene encoding metal-response element-binding transcription factor 2 isoform X3, which translates to MDTYDEAYALNPVQPSSPDDEDSTGAGNSLVHKRSPLRRNQKTPTSLTKLSLQDGHKVKKPACKFEEGQDVLARWSDGLFYLGTIKKINILKQSCFIIFEDSSKSWVLWKDIQTGASGSGEMVCTICQEEYSEAPNEMVICDKCGQGYHQLCHTPHIDSSVIDSDEKWLCRQCVFATTTKRGGALKKGPNAKALQVMKQTLPYSVADLEWDAGHKTNIQQCYCYCGGPGDWYLKMLQCCKCKQWFHEACVQCLQKPMLFGDRFYTFICSVCSSGPEYLKRLPLQWVDIAHLCLYNLSVIHKKKYFDSELELMTYINENWDRLHPGELADTPKSERYEHVLEALNDYKTMEVSNGIEKKGKKKSVGRPPGPYTRKMIQKTAEPPLDKESISENTTLDLPCSIGRTEGTAHSSNTSDVDFTGASSAKETTSSTIPRHYGLSDSRKRTRTGRSWPAAIPHLRRRRGRLPRRALQAQNSEIVKDDEGKEDYQFDELNTEILNNLADQELQLNHLKNSITSYFGAAGRIACGEKYRVLARRVTLDGKVQYLVEWEGATAS; encoded by the exons AGACTCCACAGGAGCAGGAAATTCACTGGTCCACAAGCGGTCTCCTTTACGTCGAAACCAAAAGACCCCAACATCCTTGACCAAGCTGTCTTTACAGGATGGACATAAAGTCAAAAAGCCAGCATGTAAATTTGAAGAGGGTCAGGATGTCCTAGCTAGATGGTCAGATGGCTTGTTTTATCTTGGAACTATCAAAAAG ATAAACATATTGAAACAGAGCTGCTTCATCATATTTGAAGACAGTTCTAAATCCTGGGTTCTCTGGAAGGACATTCAAACAG gaGCCTCTGGAAGTGGGGAAATGGTCTGTACAATATGTCAAGAAGAGTATTCAGAAGCTCCCAATGAAATGGTTATATGTGATAAGTGTGGCCAAG GTTATCACCAGTTGTGTCACACACCTCATATTGATTCCAGTGTGATTGACTCAGACGAGAAATGGCTCTGTCGGCAGTGTGTTTTTGCAACGACAACCAAG AGGGGTGGTGCGCTTAAAAAAGGACCAAATGCCAAAGCATTGCAAGTCATGAAGCAGACGTTACCCTATAGCGTCGCAGACCTTGAATGGGATGCAGGTCATAAAACCAACATCCAGCAATGTTACTGCTACTGTGGAGGCCCTGGAGA CTGGTATTTAAAGATGCTACAATGCTGCAAATGTAAGCAGTGGTTTCATGAGGCTTGTGTGCAATGCCTTCAAAAGCCAATGCTATTTGGAGACAG gttttatacatttatttgctCTGTCTGCAGTTCTGGACCAGAATACCTCAAACGTCTACCATTACAGTG GGTAGATATAGCACACCTATGCCTTTACAACCTAAGTGTTATTCACAAAAAGAAATACTTTGATTCTGAACTTGAACTTATGACATACATTAATGAAAACTGGGATAGATTGCATCCTGGAGAG CTGGCAGACACACCAAAATCTGAAAGATATGAGCATGTTCTGGAGGCATTAAATGATTACAAGACCAT GGAAGTAAGCAATGgcatagaaaaaaaaggaaaaaagaaatctgtagGTCGTCCACCAGGCCCATATACAAGAAAAATGATTCAGAAAACTGCTGAGCCACCTTTG gATAAAGAATCAATTTCAGAGAATACTACCTTGGATTTACCTTGTTCTATAgg GAGAACTGAGGGAACTGCACATTCATCTAATACCTCAGATGTGGATTTCACGGGTGCTTCCAGTGCAAAAGAAACTACCTCGTCTACCATTCCCAGGCATTATGG ATTATCTGACTCCAGAAAAAGAACTCGTACAGGAAGATCTTGGCCTGCTGCAATACCACATTTACGGAGGAGAAGGGGTCGTCTTCCAAGAAGAGCACTCCAGGCTCAGAACTCAGAAATTGTAAAAGATGATGAAGGCAAAGAAGATTACCAGTTTGATGAACTCAACACAGAGATTTTGAATAACTTAGCAGATCAGGAGTTACAACTCAATCATCTAAAAAACTCCATTACCAGTTATTTTGGTGCTGCAGGTAGAATAGCATGTGGTGAAAAATACCGAGTTTTGGCTCGTCGGGTGACACTTGATGGAA
- the MTF2 gene encoding metal-response element-binding transcription factor 2 isoform X2, whose translation MRDSTGAGNSLVHKRSPLRRNQKTPTSLTKLSLQDGHKVKKPACKFEEGQDVLARWSDGLFYLGTIKKINILKQSCFIIFEDSSKSWVLWKDIQTGASGSGEMVCTICQEEYSEAPNEMVICDKCGQGYHQLCHTPHIDSSVIDSDEKWLCRQCVFATTTKRGGALKKGPNAKALQVMKQTLPYSVADLEWDAGHKTNIQQCYCYCGGPGDWYLKMLQCCKCKQWFHEACVQCLQKPMLFGDRFYTFICSVCSSGPEYLKRLPLQWVDIAHLCLYNLSVIHKKKYFDSELELMTYINENWDRLHPGELADTPKSERYEHVLEALNDYKTMFMSGKEIKKKKHLFGLRIRVPPVPPNVAFKAEKEPEGTSHEFKIKGRKASKPISDSREVSNGIEKKGKKKSVGRPPGPYTRKMIQKTAEPPLDKESISENTTLDLPCSIGRTEGTAHSSNTSDVDFTGASSAKETTSSTIPRHYGLSDSRKRTRTGRSWPAAIPHLRRRRGRLPRRALQAQNSEIVKDDEGKEDYQFDELNTEILNNLADQELQLNHLKNSITSYFGAAGRIACGEKYRVLARRVTLDGKVQYLVEWEGATAS comes from the exons AGACTCCACAGGAGCAGGAAATTCACTGGTCCACAAGCGGTCTCCTTTACGTCGAAACCAAAAGACCCCAACATCCTTGACCAAGCTGTCTTTACAGGATGGACATAAAGTCAAAAAGCCAGCATGTAAATTTGAAGAGGGTCAGGATGTCCTAGCTAGATGGTCAGATGGCTTGTTTTATCTTGGAACTATCAAAAAG ATAAACATATTGAAACAGAGCTGCTTCATCATATTTGAAGACAGTTCTAAATCCTGGGTTCTCTGGAAGGACATTCAAACAG gaGCCTCTGGAAGTGGGGAAATGGTCTGTACAATATGTCAAGAAGAGTATTCAGAAGCTCCCAATGAAATGGTTATATGTGATAAGTGTGGCCAAG GTTATCACCAGTTGTGTCACACACCTCATATTGATTCCAGTGTGATTGACTCAGACGAGAAATGGCTCTGTCGGCAGTGTGTTTTTGCAACGACAACCAAG AGGGGTGGTGCGCTTAAAAAAGGACCAAATGCCAAAGCATTGCAAGTCATGAAGCAGACGTTACCCTATAGCGTCGCAGACCTTGAATGGGATGCAGGTCATAAAACCAACATCCAGCAATGTTACTGCTACTGTGGAGGCCCTGGAGA CTGGTATTTAAAGATGCTACAATGCTGCAAATGTAAGCAGTGGTTTCATGAGGCTTGTGTGCAATGCCTTCAAAAGCCAATGCTATTTGGAGACAG gttttatacatttatttgctCTGTCTGCAGTTCTGGACCAGAATACCTCAAACGTCTACCATTACAGTG GGTAGATATAGCACACCTATGCCTTTACAACCTAAGTGTTATTCACAAAAAGAAATACTTTGATTCTGAACTTGAACTTATGACATACATTAATGAAAACTGGGATAGATTGCATCCTGGAGAG CTGGCAGACACACCAAAATCTGAAAGATATGAGCATGTTCTGGAGGCATTAAATGATTACAAGACCAT gtttATGtctgggaaagaaataaagaagaagaagCATTTGTTTGGGTTGCGAATTCGTGTTCCTCCTGTGCCACCAAATGTGGCTTTCAAAGCAGAGAAAGAACCTGAAGGAACATCCcatgaatttaaaattaaaggCAGAAAGGCATCCAAACCTATATCTGATTCAAG GGAAGTAAGCAATGgcatagaaaaaaaaggaaaaaagaaatctgtagGTCGTCCACCAGGCCCATATACAAGAAAAATGATTCAGAAAACTGCTGAGCCACCTTTG gATAAAGAATCAATTTCAGAGAATACTACCTTGGATTTACCTTGTTCTATAgg GAGAACTGAGGGAACTGCACATTCATCTAATACCTCAGATGTGGATTTCACGGGTGCTTCCAGTGCAAAAGAAACTACCTCGTCTACCATTCCCAGGCATTATGG ATTATCTGACTCCAGAAAAAGAACTCGTACAGGAAGATCTTGGCCTGCTGCAATACCACATTTACGGAGGAGAAGGGGTCGTCTTCCAAGAAGAGCACTCCAGGCTCAGAACTCAGAAATTGTAAAAGATGATGAAGGCAAAGAAGATTACCAGTTTGATGAACTCAACACAGAGATTTTGAATAACTTAGCAGATCAGGAGTTACAACTCAATCATCTAAAAAACTCCATTACCAGTTATTTTGGTGCTGCAGGTAGAATAGCATGTGGTGAAAAATACCGAGTTTTGGCTCGTCGGGTGACACTTGATGGAA
- the MTF2 gene encoding metal-response element-binding transcription factor 2 isoform X4 gives MNTGASGSGEMVCTICQEEYSEAPNEMVICDKCGQGYHQLCHTPHIDSSVIDSDEKWLCRQCVFATTTKRGGALKKGPNAKALQVMKQTLPYSVADLEWDAGHKTNIQQCYCYCGGPGDWYLKMLQCCKCKQWFHEACVQCLQKPMLFGDRFYTFICSVCSSGPEYLKRLPLQWVDIAHLCLYNLSVIHKKKYFDSELELMTYINENWDRLHPGELADTPKSERYEHVLEALNDYKTMFMSGKEIKKKKHLFGLRIRVPPVPPNVAFKAEKEPEGTSHEFKIKGRKASKPISDSREVSNGIEKKGKKKSVGRPPGPYTRKMIQKTAEPPLDKESISENTTLDLPCSIGRTEGTAHSSNTSDVDFTGASSAKETTSSTIPRHYGLSDSRKRTRTGRSWPAAIPHLRRRRGRLPRRALQAQNSEIVKDDEGKEDYQFDELNTEILNNLADQELQLNHLKNSITSYFGAAGRIACGEKYRVLARRVTLDGKVQYLVEWEGATAS, from the exons ATGAATACAG gaGCCTCTGGAAGTGGGGAAATGGTCTGTACAATATGTCAAGAAGAGTATTCAGAAGCTCCCAATGAAATGGTTATATGTGATAAGTGTGGCCAAG GTTATCACCAGTTGTGTCACACACCTCATATTGATTCCAGTGTGATTGACTCAGACGAGAAATGGCTCTGTCGGCAGTGTGTTTTTGCAACGACAACCAAG AGGGGTGGTGCGCTTAAAAAAGGACCAAATGCCAAAGCATTGCAAGTCATGAAGCAGACGTTACCCTATAGCGTCGCAGACCTTGAATGGGATGCAGGTCATAAAACCAACATCCAGCAATGTTACTGCTACTGTGGAGGCCCTGGAGA CTGGTATTTAAAGATGCTACAATGCTGCAAATGTAAGCAGTGGTTTCATGAGGCTTGTGTGCAATGCCTTCAAAAGCCAATGCTATTTGGAGACAG gttttatacatttatttgctCTGTCTGCAGTTCTGGACCAGAATACCTCAAACGTCTACCATTACAGTG GGTAGATATAGCACACCTATGCCTTTACAACCTAAGTGTTATTCACAAAAAGAAATACTTTGATTCTGAACTTGAACTTATGACATACATTAATGAAAACTGGGATAGATTGCATCCTGGAGAG CTGGCAGACACACCAAAATCTGAAAGATATGAGCATGTTCTGGAGGCATTAAATGATTACAAGACCAT gtttATGtctgggaaagaaataaagaagaagaagCATTTGTTTGGGTTGCGAATTCGTGTTCCTCCTGTGCCACCAAATGTGGCTTTCAAAGCAGAGAAAGAACCTGAAGGAACATCCcatgaatttaaaattaaaggCAGAAAGGCATCCAAACCTATATCTGATTCAAG GGAAGTAAGCAATGgcatagaaaaaaaaggaaaaaagaaatctgtagGTCGTCCACCAGGCCCATATACAAGAAAAATGATTCAGAAAACTGCTGAGCCACCTTTG gATAAAGAATCAATTTCAGAGAATACTACCTTGGATTTACCTTGTTCTATAgg GAGAACTGAGGGAACTGCACATTCATCTAATACCTCAGATGTGGATTTCACGGGTGCTTCCAGTGCAAAAGAAACTACCTCGTCTACCATTCCCAGGCATTATGG ATTATCTGACTCCAGAAAAAGAACTCGTACAGGAAGATCTTGGCCTGCTGCAATACCACATTTACGGAGGAGAAGGGGTCGTCTTCCAAGAAGAGCACTCCAGGCTCAGAACTCAGAAATTGTAAAAGATGATGAAGGCAAAGAAGATTACCAGTTTGATGAACTCAACACAGAGATTTTGAATAACTTAGCAGATCAGGAGTTACAACTCAATCATCTAAAAAACTCCATTACCAGTTATTTTGGTGCTGCAGGTAGAATAGCATGTGGTGAAAAATACCGAGTTTTGGCTCGTCGGGTGACACTTGATGGAA
- the MTF2 gene encoding metal-response element-binding transcription factor 2 isoform X5, with product MVCTICQEEYSEAPNEMVICDKCGQGYHQLCHTPHIDSSVIDSDEKWLCRQCVFATTTKRGGALKKGPNAKALQVMKQTLPYSVADLEWDAGHKTNIQQCYCYCGGPGDWYLKMLQCCKCKQWFHEACVQCLQKPMLFGDRFYTFICSVCSSGPEYLKRLPLQWVDIAHLCLYNLSVIHKKKYFDSELELMTYINENWDRLHPGELADTPKSERYEHVLEALNDYKTMFMSGKEIKKKKHLFGLRIRVPPVPPNVAFKAEKEPEGTSHEFKIKGRKASKPISDSREVSNGIEKKGKKKSVGRPPGPYTRKMIQKTAEPPLDKESISENTTLDLPCSIGRTEGTAHSSNTSDVDFTGASSAKETTSSTIPRHYGLSDSRKRTRTGRSWPAAIPHLRRRRGRLPRRALQAQNSEIVKDDEGKEDYQFDELNTEILNNLADQELQLNHLKNSITSYFGAAGRIACGEKYRVLARRVTLDGKVQYLVEWEGATAS from the exons ATGGTCTGTACAATATGTCAAGAAGAGTATTCAGAAGCTCCCAATGAAATGGTTATATGTGATAAGTGTGGCCAAG GTTATCACCAGTTGTGTCACACACCTCATATTGATTCCAGTGTGATTGACTCAGACGAGAAATGGCTCTGTCGGCAGTGTGTTTTTGCAACGACAACCAAG AGGGGTGGTGCGCTTAAAAAAGGACCAAATGCCAAAGCATTGCAAGTCATGAAGCAGACGTTACCCTATAGCGTCGCAGACCTTGAATGGGATGCAGGTCATAAAACCAACATCCAGCAATGTTACTGCTACTGTGGAGGCCCTGGAGA CTGGTATTTAAAGATGCTACAATGCTGCAAATGTAAGCAGTGGTTTCATGAGGCTTGTGTGCAATGCCTTCAAAAGCCAATGCTATTTGGAGACAG gttttatacatttatttgctCTGTCTGCAGTTCTGGACCAGAATACCTCAAACGTCTACCATTACAGTG GGTAGATATAGCACACCTATGCCTTTACAACCTAAGTGTTATTCACAAAAAGAAATACTTTGATTCTGAACTTGAACTTATGACATACATTAATGAAAACTGGGATAGATTGCATCCTGGAGAG CTGGCAGACACACCAAAATCTGAAAGATATGAGCATGTTCTGGAGGCATTAAATGATTACAAGACCAT gtttATGtctgggaaagaaataaagaagaagaagCATTTGTTTGGGTTGCGAATTCGTGTTCCTCCTGTGCCACCAAATGTGGCTTTCAAAGCAGAGAAAGAACCTGAAGGAACATCCcatgaatttaaaattaaaggCAGAAAGGCATCCAAACCTATATCTGATTCAAG GGAAGTAAGCAATGgcatagaaaaaaaaggaaaaaagaaatctgtagGTCGTCCACCAGGCCCATATACAAGAAAAATGATTCAGAAAACTGCTGAGCCACCTTTG gATAAAGAATCAATTTCAGAGAATACTACCTTGGATTTACCTTGTTCTATAgg GAGAACTGAGGGAACTGCACATTCATCTAATACCTCAGATGTGGATTTCACGGGTGCTTCCAGTGCAAAAGAAACTACCTCGTCTACCATTCCCAGGCATTATGG ATTATCTGACTCCAGAAAAAGAACTCGTACAGGAAGATCTTGGCCTGCTGCAATACCACATTTACGGAGGAGAAGGGGTCGTCTTCCAAGAAGAGCACTCCAGGCTCAGAACTCAGAAATTGTAAAAGATGATGAAGGCAAAGAAGATTACCAGTTTGATGAACTCAACACAGAGATTTTGAATAACTTAGCAGATCAGGAGTTACAACTCAATCATCTAAAAAACTCCATTACCAGTTATTTTGGTGCTGCAGGTAGAATAGCATGTGGTGAAAAATACCGAGTTTTGGCTCGTCGGGTGACACTTGATGGAA